Proteins co-encoded in one Hyphomicrobiales bacterium genomic window:
- a CDS encoding Bro-N domain-containing protein — MEHAIRNFAFDDQLVRVVMRGEDPWFVAADICRILHLRDASEAVEKLDDDEKHLHEGLNTPDSIRGNPNRYIVSESGLYTIILRIHGPPAARALWLALGLDWVPEMETHAAAPLTTDMAVARFAEARLMKRPGVVTAAGVIYGAYRDWCGENATVPLGESAFGKALSKLGFDKVKSNRIYYWNIVLKPAEAQQDA; from the coding sequence ATGGAACACGCTATCCGGAATTTCGCTTTCGATGACCAGCTCGTGCGCGTTGTCATGCGTGGCGAGGACCCATGGTTCGTGGCGGCCGACATTTGCCGCATTCTGCACCTTCGCGATGCCTCCGAGGCCGTTGAAAAGCTGGATGATGACGAAAAGCACCTGCACGAAGGGCTGAATACCCCGGATTCAATCCGGGGTAATCCGAACCGTTACATCGTCTCCGAGTCCGGTTTGTACACGATCATCCTGCGCATCCATGGTCCGCCCGCGGCGCGGGCCCTGTGGCTGGCGCTCGGGCTGGACTGGGTGCCGGAAATGGAAACGCACGCAGCGGCTCCCCTGACGACAGACATGGCCGTGGCCCGTTTCGCCGAGGCGCGGCTGATGAAGCGGCCCGGTGTGGTCACGGCGGCGGGCGTCATCTATGGCGCCTATCGTGACTGGTGCGGGGAGAATGCGACAGTGCCGCTGGGTGAGAGCGCCTTCGGCAAGGCGCTGTCAAAGCTCGGTTTCGACAAGGTGAAATCGAACCGCATCTATTACTGGAACATCGTCCTCAAGCCGGCGGAAGCACAGCAGGACGCATGA
- a CDS encoding DNA primase — translation MRARDPDTEAWIERARRADLWQVLDRISGNHAVKRRGRRGVGPCPACGGKDRFSIDTGKGMFFCRGTARTGGDVIALVQHITGASFLGACEEITGEAMPRRAPGDDVRRADPHLMEQRKRDAEAEADRRAREANAYREREMDRARSIWAEGVPLSGTTAEKYLRGRGVSAPPGARLRFHPGLNYWHHVDGGWRVISKAPALLARIDDGAHGFSGCHCTWLDLSTRKGKAEIVDPVTGEILVAKKVRGSQKGGHIHLGGDPATATHLICGEGIETTLAVREALLIERRDLSATLFWAAVNLGNIGGRAAGTVPHPSLRRTDTRGRIRRVFVPGPVPAEEDDGDPVLLPPDGISHATLLQDGDSDPFTTLCTLQRGAARWQAARPGRSVVIASPGEGVDFGDLMMAEGAA, via the coding sequence ATGCGCGCCCGCGATCCCGACACCGAGGCCTGGATCGAGCGCGCCCGCCGCGCCGACCTGTGGCAGGTGCTGGACCGGATTTCCGGCAACCATGCCGTGAAACGCCGCGGCCGCCGGGGCGTGGGGCCATGCCCCGCCTGTGGCGGCAAGGACCGTTTCTCGATCGACACCGGCAAGGGCATGTTCTTCTGCCGGGGCACGGCCCGCACGGGTGGCGACGTCATCGCCCTGGTGCAGCACATCACGGGGGCCAGTTTCCTCGGCGCCTGCGAGGAGATCACCGGCGAGGCCATGCCGCGCCGTGCCCCCGGCGATGACGTGCGGCGGGCCGATCCACACCTCATGGAACAGCGCAAGCGCGATGCCGAGGCGGAAGCCGACCGCCGCGCCCGCGAGGCCAATGCCTACCGCGAGCGCGAGATGGACCGGGCCCGCTCGATCTGGGCCGAGGGTGTCCCGCTCAGCGGCACCACGGCTGAAAAGTACCTGCGGGGACGTGGCGTCTCCGCACCTCCGGGAGCCCGTCTGCGCTTTCATCCCGGCCTCAACTACTGGCACCATGTGGATGGCGGCTGGCGTGTCATCAGCAAGGCCCCGGCGCTGCTGGCCCGCATCGATGACGGCGCGCACGGCTTCAGCGGCTGCCACTGCACCTGGCTCGATCTCTCCACCCGCAAGGGCAAGGCCGAGATCGTCGATCCGGTGACGGGCGAGATCCTCGTCGCCAAGAAAGTGCGGGGCTCGCAGAAGGGCGGGCACATCCACCTGGGCGGCGACCCCGCCACGGCCACACATCTGATCTGCGGCGAAGGCATTGAAACCACGCTCGCCGTGCGCGAGGCGCTGCTGATCGAACGGCGCGACCTTTCGGCCACGCTGTTCTGGGCGGCCGTGAACCTCGGCAACATCGGCGGCCGTGCCGCCGGCACCGTGCCGCACCCGAGCTTGCGCCGCACCGACACGCGGGGCCGCATCCGCCGCGTCTTCGTGCCGGGCCCCGTGCCGGCGGAAGAGGACGACGGCGATCCCGTGCTGTTGCCGCCCGACGGCATCAGCCATGCCACGCTGCTGCAGGATGGTGACAGCGATCCCTTCACCACGCTCTGCACCCTGCAACGTGGCGCTGCCCGCTGGCAGGCGGCACGGCCCGGCCGCAGCGTCGTCATCGCCTCGCCGGGCGAGGGCGTTGATTTCGGCGACCTGATGATGGCGGAGGGCGCGGCATGA
- a CDS encoding helix-turn-helix domain-containing protein: MFAQVHAVPNTLKITRKQQDFYQPPPKDVVRYLSSMSESAIYQRIKSRLDALGMSERQASLKVAGNPQFIRNIRKGASASPRGENILKLARVLQVSESWLLGTSDDLGDPPNVAAPFGVRFGGVAQASYSGIVSRHGGFQKTNNRRFVNIHRQNIYSEMSIVNC, encoded by the coding sequence ATGTTCGCGCAAGTTCATGCCGTCCCCAATACGTTAAAAATAACGCGCAAACAACAAGATTTTTATCAACCTCCGCCGAAGGACGTGGTGCGTTATCTTTCTTCCATGTCAGAAAGCGCTATTTATCAACGGATTAAGTCTCGGCTCGACGCCCTTGGAATGTCCGAGCGGCAAGCATCCCTCAAAGTCGCAGGCAACCCACAATTCATCCGCAATATCCGAAAGGGAGCGTCGGCCTCGCCGCGCGGTGAAAACATCCTGAAGCTCGCGCGCGTCTTGCAGGTCTCGGAATCATGGCTCCTCGGCACCTCGGATGATCTTGGTGATCCGCCCAATGTCGCCGCGCCCTTCGGCGTCCGCTTCGGCGGCGTCGCCCAGGCGTCTTACAGCGGTATAGTCAGCCGCCATGGCGGCTTCCAAAAGACCAATAATCGCAGATTTGTCAACATTCATAGACAAAATATATACTCAGAAATGTCAATTGTCAACTGCTAA
- a CDS encoding ParB N-terminal domain-containing protein — MERLSLHLDQLVINPDINPRHASDAEVGDLVAQIRANGFTDPLWVRPLSQACADAQGLGNIGITDLYEVIDGSRRLRAVREVADALGITTIPVDVMEADDARARELALAANVARAPLTPADEARAFHALKMGGMTALHEGIDAYCQSLTGQPACHQHFFGEVGTQDRADVAWPPRTALFFNQVSNSGIWFTYKSGRFFPLRYWYAIDPRGADAEGDHQQFIFDVRKLPKQFRTRLTAIGTVPLHCHAKESAHIRRAIQRALLADFDFASHIAAENQAAREEATRERARRASLPDDPEAPF, encoded by the coding sequence ATGGAACGCCTTTCCCTGCATCTCGACCAACTCGTCATCAACCCCGACATCAACCCGCGCCACGCCAGTGATGCGGAGGTGGGAGACCTCGTTGCCCAGATCCGCGCCAACGGCTTCACCGACCCGTTGTGGGTGCGCCCGCTGTCGCAGGCCTGCGCCGACGCACAGGGCCTCGGCAACATCGGCATCACGGACCTCTACGAGGTGATCGACGGATCGCGCCGCTTGCGGGCCGTGCGCGAGGTGGCCGATGCACTGGGCATCACCACCATCCCCGTGGACGTGATGGAAGCCGACGACGCCCGCGCCCGCGAACTGGCCTTGGCCGCCAACGTCGCCCGCGCCCCGCTCACCCCCGCCGACGAGGCCCGCGCCTTCCATGCCCTCAAGATGGGCGGCATGACTGCTCTCCATGAAGGTATTGATGCTTACTGCCAGTCCCTCACGGGTCAGCCTGCGTGCCATCAGCATTTTTTTGGGGAAGTCGGCACACAAGATCGCGCCGATGTGGCATGGCCGCCACGGACCGCGTTGTTCTTCAACCAGGTGTCGAACAGCGGCATCTGGTTCACATACAAGTCGGGTCGCTTCTTCCCGTTGCGCTACTGGTACGCCATTGATCCGCGCGGCGCCGACGCAGAAGGCGACCACCAGCAGTTCATCTTCGATGTGCGTAAGCTGCCGAAGCAGTTCCGAACGCGCCTCACCGCCATCGGCACAGTGCCGTTGCACTGCCACGCCAAGGAAAGCGCCCACATCCGCAGGGCCATCCAACGCGCGCTCCTCGCAGATTTTGATTTTGCCTCTCACATCGCCGCTGAAAATCAGGCGGCGCGCGAAGAGGCTACCCGGGAACGCGCCCGCCGCGCCTCCCTCCCCGACGATCCGGAGGCACCCTTCTGA
- a CDS encoding adenine methyltransferase produces MTGYSVIYADPAWRFETFSDKGKGRAPEQHYETMTIAEMAALPVASWAERDAALFLWGYQPMLREAFTLIDAWGFTYKTVAYVWVKITGGQDRLFYAQDDVRKGLGYHTRASTEQVWLATRGEGYERLSKGEPQAVFAPLREHSRKPDEVAESIVRLVGDVPRLEMFARTRRAGWDCWGNETDKFAGVA; encoded by the coding sequence GTGACAGGCTACTCCGTCATCTATGCTGATCCGGCGTGGCGCTTCGAGACCTTCAGTGACAAGGGCAAGGGGCGCGCGCCCGAGCAGCACTACGAGACGATGACGATCGCGGAGATGGCGGCTCTTCCGGTGGCGTCATGGGCGGAGCGCGATGCGGCCCTGTTCCTGTGGGGGTACCAGCCCATGCTGCGCGAAGCTTTCACGCTGATCGATGCCTGGGGCTTCACTTACAAGACCGTTGCGTATGTATGGGTGAAGATCACCGGCGGACAGGACCGCCTCTTTTACGCGCAGGATGATGTGCGCAAGGGTCTCGGCTACCACACAAGGGCCAGCACCGAACAGGTGTGGCTGGCGACACGGGGCGAGGGTTACGAGCGCCTCTCGAAGGGTGAGCCGCAAGCCGTTTTCGCGCCGCTGCGTGAACACTCGCGCAAGCCTGACGAAGTGGCGGAGTCGATCGTCCGCCTGGTGGGGGACGTGCCCCGGCTGGAAATGTTCGCCCGCACACGGCGTGCCGGATGGGATTGCTGGGGCAACGAGACAGACAAGTTCGCAGGTGTCGCATGA